One Gadus morhua chromosome 23, gadMor3.0, whole genome shotgun sequence DNA segment encodes these proteins:
- the LOC115536905 gene encoding elongin-C, with product MDGEEKTYGGCEGPDAMYVKLISSDGHEFIVKREHALTSGTIKAMLSGPGQFAENETNEVNFREIPSHVLSKVCMYFTYKVRYTNSSTEIPEFPIAPEIALELLMAANFLDC from the exons ATGG ATGGCGAAGAGAAAACCTATGGCGGCTGCGAAGGCCCAGATGCCATGTATGTGAAGTTGATATCTTCTGATGGCCACGAATTTATTGTAAAAAGAGAACACGCATTGACATCCGGAACCATCAAAGCTATGTTGAGTGGACCAG GTCAATTTGCTGAGAATGAAACCAATGAAGTGAACTTCAGGGAGATCCCTTCTCATGTGCTGTCAAAGGTCTGCATGTATTTCACTTACAAGGTCCGCTACACCAACAGCTCCACGGAAATACCCGAGTTTCCCATCGCTCCAGAGATCGCACTGGAACTGCTCATGGCTGCAAACTTCTTGGATTGTTAG
- the LOC115536904 gene encoding junctophilin-1, protein MTGGRFDFDDGGTYCGGWEDGKAHGHGICTGPKGQGEYAGSWSHGFEIVGVYTWPSGNTYQGYWSQGKRHGLGVENKGKWTYRGEWSHGFKGRYGVRQSHNTPARYDGTWSNGLQDGYGIETYGDGGKTRWSCWETRHHGLNVHY, encoded by the coding sequence aTGACGGGCGGAAGGTTTGACTTCGACGATGGTGGCACTTACTGCGGGGGCTGGGAGGACGGGAAAGCCCACGGACACGGCATCTGCACCGGACCCAAGGGCCAGGGCGAGTACGCCGGGTCCTGGTCGCACGGCTTCGAGATAGTGGGGGTGTACACCTGGCCCAGCGGCAACACCTACCAGGGCTACTGGTCCCAGGGGAAGAGGCACGGGCTCGGCGTGGAGAATAAGGGGAAGTGGACCTACCGCGGGGAGTGGAGTCACGGGTTTAAGGGTCGCTACGGGGTGCGACAGAGCCACAACACACCTGCCCGCTACGACGGCACTTGGAGTAACGGGCTCCAGGACGGCTACGGCATCGAGACCTATGGGGATGGGGGTAAGACGCGCTGGTCTTGTTGGGAGACGCGACACCACGGTCTCAACGTGCACTACTAa